Proteins encoded in a region of the Synergistaceae bacterium genome:
- a CDS encoding ABC transporter permease, with amino-acid sequence MKGIFHQVAPFCFLLLVLMAFLGPETLGLKDGPQAPPYSKPEWMDDSIAPVEVLHVDGAEDTPVPPEVVLNWNYAAPLRVSLTGSLGEKGELRWITPSGRFVPASGAGELDLDARDIPFKKAMGLGPFVNMAAVLFPEKGEYRLSLVGSGDVFMKIEGGRWGLLGTDQRGRDVAALFVRGIRISLIVGIAATLIATLAGLSLGLLSGYAGGLTDALIMRAVDVLLSIPTLPILMVIAGLWGKSLWNLVLILSIFSWMGTARTVRSLTLTLRDAPWVEGLRALGAKRNYILFRHLLPEALPLLLANIALGVPGAILAEAGLAFLGLSDPRLPSWGRMLHEAHTFGAFTNGAWWMILPPGLGISLICLIFMDIGRRLEERADPRLSQELPPGAAGADSLRNGRGDGEGGPAA; translated from the coding sequence GTGAAAGGTATTTTTCATCAGGTCGCCCCTTTTTGTTTTTTGCTGCTGGTGCTGATGGCTTTTTTGGGGCCCGAGACTCTGGGGTTGAAAGACGGTCCTCAGGCGCCGCCGTATTCGAAGCCGGAGTGGATGGACGACTCCATCGCTCCGGTGGAGGTTCTGCATGTGGATGGAGCGGAGGACACGCCGGTTCCACCGGAAGTCGTCCTGAACTGGAATTATGCCGCTCCTTTGAGGGTTTCCCTGACCGGAAGCCTGGGGGAGAAGGGAGAGCTGCGATGGATCACGCCATCGGGGCGGTTCGTTCCGGCCTCCGGCGCCGGAGAGCTTGACCTGGACGCCCGGGATATTCCCTTCAAAAAAGCCATGGGGCTGGGGCCCTTTGTGAACATGGCCGCGGTGCTTTTCCCCGAAAAGGGAGAATATCGTCTTTCCCTGGTGGGCAGCGGCGATGTTTTCATGAAGATTGAAGGCGGTCGATGGGGACTTCTGGGGACGGACCAGCGGGGGCGAGACGTTGCCGCCCTGTTCGTGCGGGGTATTCGCATATCCCTGATCGTGGGCATTGCCGCCACGCTGATCGCGACTCTGGCGGGGCTGTCTCTGGGGCTTTTGTCCGGTTACGCGGGGGGCCTCACCGACGCTCTGATCATGCGGGCTGTGGACGTGCTGCTCTCCATTCCCACGCTGCCGATTCTGATGGTCATCGCCGGCCTGTGGGGTAAAAGCCTGTGGAACCTCGTTTTGATCCTGTCGATTTTTTCATGGATGGGAACGGCCCGCACGGTGCGCTCCCTGACCCTCACCCTGCGCGACGCGCCCTGGGTGGAGGGATTGAGAGCTTTGGGGGCGAAGCGAAATTACATTCTTTTCCGTCATCTGCTGCCGGAGGCCCTTCCCCTGCTGCTGGCGAACATCGCCCTGGGCGTGCCGGGAGCGATTCTCGCCGAGGCGGGGCTGGCGTTTCTCGGCCTCTCCGATCCCCGACTGCCCTCCTGGGGGCGTATGCTTCACGAGGCTCACACCTTTGGGGCCTTCACCAACGGGGCGTGGTGGATGATTTTGCCTCCGGGGCTGGGTATTTCTTTGATATGCCTGATTTTTATGGACATAGGACGCCGGCTGGAGGAGCGAGCCGACCCCCGTCTTTCTCAGGAACTGCCGCCCGGCGCGGCGGGAGCGGATTCCCTCCGTAACGGCCGGGGCGACGGAGAAGGGGGGCCCGCGGCATGA
- a CDS encoding ABC transporter ATP-binding protein, with the protein MSVTLDIQNLSVTYSSPRGEIPAVRECSFSVSRGDVAGLVGESGSGKTSVLMAIPRLLPRGTAVTGRILCDGENLLSLGEEALNTWRWRRFALVPQGTGASFTPQISIGGHIMEVLRFHFHMKKEEARNRAMDLLKTTGLETSFFARYPHELSGGQKQRAALATALACDPDFLLADEPTTALDVVTQKEVLSMIVSLVRSRGMGLLLVTHDLPLAAGICDRLVVMKEGRIVENGPCRQVVEHPRSPSTRELIEALRRMERPGALVAEAES; encoded by the coding sequence ATGAGCGTGACGCTGGATATACAAAATCTCTCCGTCACCTATTCCTCCCCCAGGGGTGAAATTCCGGCCGTTCGGGAATGCAGTTTCTCCGTATCCCGGGGAGATGTGGCGGGCCTCGTGGGAGAGTCCGGCAGCGGAAAGACCAGCGTGCTGATGGCCATCCCCCGTCTTCTGCCGAGAGGAACCGCCGTTACGGGCCGGATTTTGTGCGACGGGGAGAACCTCCTTTCTCTGGGAGAAGAGGCGCTGAACACCTGGCGCTGGCGTCGTTTCGCTCTGGTTCCCCAGGGGACGGGGGCTTCCTTCACCCCTCAGATCTCCATTGGCGGTCATATCATGGAAGTTCTGCGTTTCCATTTCCATATGAAGAAGGAGGAGGCCAGGAACCGCGCCATGGATTTGCTGAAAACCACCGGACTGGAGACGTCCTTTTTCGCCCGTTATCCCCACGAGCTTTCGGGCGGGCAGAAACAGCGGGCGGCGCTGGCGACGGCTCTGGCCTGCGATCCGGATTTTCTGCTGGCGGACGAACCCACAACGGCGCTGGACGTGGTCACCCAAAAGGAAGTGCTGAGCATGATCGTGTCTCTGGTGCGAAGCCGCGGTATGGGGCTTCTGCTGGTGACCCACGATCTGCCTCTGGCGGCGGGGATCTGCGACCGCCTGGTTGTGATGAAGGAGGGCCGCATCGTTGAAAACGGACCCTGCCGTCAGGTGGTGGAACATCCCCGAAGCCCTTCGACCCGGGAGCTGATCGAAGCTCTGCGGCGTATGGAGCGGCCGGGGGCTTTGGTCGCGGAGGCCGAGTCATGA